Proteins from one Chanodichthys erythropterus isolate Z2021 chromosome 15, ASM2448905v1, whole genome shotgun sequence genomic window:
- the trhrb gene encoding thyrotropin-releasing hormone receptor b, giving the protein MENFTVFNDTLETWTDRSVEYKVISVLIVFLICAFGIVGNVMVILVVLTTKHMRTPTNGYLVSLAVADLMVLIAAGLPSIADSLFGSWIFGHAGCLCITYFQYLGINASSCSITAFTIERYIAICHPIKAQFLCTLSRAKKIIFGVWVFTSLYCVMWFYLSDIQQVLYKDVTIITCAYKVSRNLYLPIYFVDFGIFFVLPLTLATVLYGLIARILFLNPLPSDHKEDNNGHDNFSKAKKNKMKNSSRCSSTTAASRRQVTKMLAVVVVLFAVLWMPYRTLVVVNSFLQEAYLDTWFLLFCRTCVYLNSAVNPLIYNAMSQKFRAAFRRLCRCGRTALVNKAAYSVALTYSVAKETSTVESTGHFSTEIDDLTPTDELFPDKKLLYPENCDFSKETFSQA; this is encoded by the exons ATGGAGAACTTCACAGTATTCAACGATACACTGGAAACTTGGACTGACCGCAGTGTCGAATACAAAGTGATCAGCGTCCTCATAGTTTTCCTCATATGCGCTTTCGGGATAGTTGGAAACGTGATGGTCATTCTGGTGGTCCTCACCACCAAACATATGCGCACCCCGACCAATGGCTATCTGGTTAGTTTGGCTGTCGCAGACCTGATGGTGTTGATCGCAGCCGGTCTGCCAAGCATAGCGGACAGTTTGTTCGGTTCGTGGATTTTTGGGCACGCGGGGTGCCTGTGCATCACATACTTCCAATATCTAGGAATCAACGCATCCTCGTGCTCCATAACAGCCTTCACTATAGAGCGATACATCGCTATATGTCACCCAATCAAAGCGCAGTTTTTATGCACGCTCTCGCGCGCGAAGAAGATCATTTTTGGAGTTTGGGTTTTTACGTCTCTTTACTGCGTAATGTGGTTTTACCTGTCCGATATCCAACAGGTTCTCTACAAGGATGTGACTATAATAACGTGCGCTTACAAAGTGTCCAGAAACCTTTACCTACCCATATATTTTGTCGATTTTGGCATCTTTTTTGTTCTGCCACTCACTCTTGCCACTGTCCTATACGGCCTCATCGCAAGAATCTTGTTTCTTAATCCTCTTCCGTCGGACCACAAGGAAGACAACAACGGGCATGACAACTTCTCCAAAgccaaaaagaacaaaatgaagAATTCCAGCCGCTGCTCCAGTACAACCGCAGCATCCAGAAGACAG GTTACAAAAATGCTGGCAGTGGTGGTTGTTCTGTTTGCTGTTCTTTGGATGCCGTATCGCACTCTGGTGGTGGTTAATTCTTTCCTGCAAGAGGCCTACCTGGACACCTGGTTTCTGCTGTTCTGCCGCACATGTGTCTACCTCAACAGTGCCGTTAACCCTCTTATCTACAACGCTATGTCTCAAAAGTTCCGTGCTGCCTTCAGAAGGCTCTGCCGCTGCGGGCGCACCGCTCTGGTGAATAAGGCAGCCTATAGTGTGGCACTAACCTACAGTGTTGCCAAGGAAACGTCAACGGTGGAAAGCACAGGGCATTTTTCAACCGAGATAGACGATTTGACACCAACAGATGAGCTGTTTCCTGATAAAAAGCTTCTGTATCCGGAGAACTGCGACTTTAGCAAGGAGACTTTCAGTCAGGCCTGA